The DNA window acaaataaGGAAGGAGAGGAGCATGAAatcagaggaagaagagaaaaagagtCGTGAAAGGAAGGAGAGGAGTGTGAAATCAGTTGAAGAGGGAGGGGATGAAGAGCAAAAGGTCGTGAAAGAAAACTAGGAGCGCCGTTTCTGTTGTGTTATGTTTTAGGGTTAGgaatttcatttaaataaaaatgGATTTTCACTTTAAAAAACCCGACCCGGTTTGACAGCCCAAATTAAAAAAAGGCTCAACACTACTTTTTTTTACGATCTTACTCAAAAAATCTCGATCTTGACTATGGAGTGACCAAAAACGATCTTTCCCAGATCCTAGCACTAAATTGCCACCCCTGCACGTAAGATCTTACGATCTTACAACTACTTGATAACTACTTTTACCTAGGAAAAAAACATATTGTTTCAATGCAATTACTTCTACAAATTCTGCAAATGTAGTCCAAACTTATAACTCATGCATTGAAAGAGAAGTATATACTTCGTGTTCATCTAGCAAACGCACAAAAGTGTTGATTTTGTTGTCCAAACTGATTTCAAACACAAGAAAAAGTGGAGGTGGGGATTGAATTGTGATATACTTTTTTTTTCCGCAACTTTAAATAGCAAAACATTTAAAGATTGATTTTAAAAGGAACGACATGAGATAAAAAACGTATTTGAAAATAAAgacaaaaaagtaaataaatatgaCATCAGAGATGGACATGCCAAATTTTATCATGGTTTAGCCCAAAACCACAAGTCATATAATTAATCCCCAAGATAATTCTTGAGATTTGCATTATCACAAAACTCTTAAAACAAGATCATCCCACAATCTTCTCACACCAACCTTTTATCTCAGTTTCAATTTGTAACCTTTATATCCAAATATCAGAGTAAAAAAAACAACCTTATCTTGATTATGGTTACAGATCAACAACAATTTACACAAGATAATTCTATTAAAGTATTTGCTCTCTCAGcactaaaataatatttaagtgAATGTAAAATTTAGAAGAGTAGAAGAATGAGTAGAAGAGAggttatttttagattttttgggtGCTTTCAAATGATCATTAGTcacttttatattaaaatatttagtctAGGAAGGAGGATTTTTAGAGTCGGATACACACCATAATCGATTAGGCTGCAACCACAATCAATTATGACCTATCAGAATAGGAAATATTTTGCTAGATTCAACTCATAATCGATTATAAAACGAGTATGTCCCATAATCGATTAGACAAGTATCATAATAGTTTAAAGGACATATTTTTACTGCACAATCAATTAACCGAGATTTGTAATCGATTAGGCTTCAATTTTAAAAGGTATGACCCAAACcaaaaagtttttcaaaaagatgaaaatttgaaaacaatttttaagTGTTTGTGTGTGTATCATGGTTGTCAAGATCTAGATTTAGATCGTGAGAACTTAAGATTTACGAGCTTTAGTGGCAACGCGCAACAAATATCACCGGAGATGGCGGTGCGGTCGGTGCGTAAGGGTAGATCATGAAATCGTGGAAGCGGAGATCTATTTTGAACTTGGAAAATTCGTTCACCCTACTTCGACCCGATCCAACGCGAAGGCGACCCATTTCAAGTTAAATTTAGCCATTTTCAGCATATAAAGCCGAaaatctttcctttctccaaGGCTGGTTTTTTGGGGGAGCAATAGGGTTAATTAAATTTCAATTGGAAAAATATCAACATATTCAATGTTTCAATGATACCATTTATTCTATTCTTTAATTCCTTTTATAAATTGTCATCAGTTCTTCTTCATCTCTCATCAAACCCGTGTTATACGATTTCTTCTCTTCTTTATCATACCTTCTACAAAGTTCTTCATTCTATTCTACCACactttttcaatgtcttcatcaatTCCAGTTCGTGCATCCTCATCTGCAccaccaaaattttaaaaaatgctttTGAAAGCAAAACTGATATTGCTTGGAAGCAGGATGTCTATGTTGATGGAGGAACACGGAAAATCAAATGCAATTACTGTTCAATGGAAGTGATCAGAGGAGTGTACAGACTGAAACATCATTTGACTTGTAAACAAATAAATGTTGGTCCATGTAAGTCTATACTTGATGATGTTAAAGTTCAATTGTGGgcgattttaaaatcaatttactaAAAAAAGCAATAGAGGATGTAGATGAAATAGTAACAGGAAAGAGGAAAAAGGTCAGTGGAGGATGATAGTAATGTACGCCAACAAAAATTTTCAAGAAGAAGGCAATGAGTACTCAATCCACCATAAATTCCATCTGCAAAAATAATTTGAGAGAATAAGCATGTCTTGAAATTGCTTCATTCTTCTACAACAATGTCATGGCTTTTAATATGGCAAAAGTGAAGAATTTCAAAAAAATGTTGGAGATGGTTTTAAGACATGGTATTGGATTCAAGTCACATTCATATCATGAAATTAGAACAAAGTACTTAAAACATAAAATGGAGGAGACAAATAAAATCATTAAAGAACACAAACTTATTTGAGAGAAGACATGATGCACCATTATGAGGGATGGGTGGACATACATAAGAAGAGGGACAATTTTGAATTTCTTAGTGAACAACCCTAAAGCTATAATATTTTGCATTTGATAGTACATCTATAACGTATGTGATGATAATGTAGAATTTATACTGCATAGTTTTAATGTGATGGTACTATAATGTATGATTGAACGTATGTGACTAACATGACCCAATTAAATATTGTAAGATATCAAAATATTAGGCTCAAttaaattttgatcatatgagaCTAACTTAAGAGTCTTTTTTTGTTAGAGATCATAATATATAAAGTATTgctaataattaaaaagtaatgaGAAAATATATTGATATAAGTGTTAATTGTaagataaataaagaaaaatatagtGGTAAAATATATTCTTCATTGACCAAGGGGTCCTTGGTTCAACTCTCGCTTGGTTCAAAATTTTGATATGCATGGAAGTTGGTTCAAAccttatatgaattttttttaataaagtatgAAAGTGGcgtaatgataaaaaaaataatactcTTTTAAGTCTCatattagaagaatttttttgttttcatttaagtgtcgtttttatagtttaatgttataatttgtcaattatacctttaccttctcaataactccacctcacattttttataaaattaattttctcaattagttattggaaaaagagagagtatatgattaaatttatttaaaaagagaaaataaatgagaatataataggaaaaataactaATAACTTACTATCTTGGTTataacacttaaaaaggaacggagggagtatatgtaTGATTTATTTTTATGCCATCATACTCTAAATTTTCTAGCTCTGTTCCTCTCAGCATAATATGATGTCATGAGTCATTACATCATGTAAACGACTTTTGCCTAAGGTTCAGGTAAACCTGAAACATCTTGTGGTAGATCATCAAAAGATGTTGACATAATTGATTTTATGGATTAAAGAAGCTGCTTTGTCCTTTTCATCTCCAAAAGGAGTTGGATCAAAGACATCCATTTAATTGAAAACAAGCTATTTAATACTAGTGTAGACTTCATTTCCTTTTActtgaattttttataaaaaaatcagcTGAAACATGGTTAAGTTTAAAATGGATTGTTTACAGAATAACAAGATCCAATAAAAGTGGCTTAAGGTTGAAGAAATTGATGTATGTGTTTTGATCATAACAaagatatataataaaaaatgataatgatCATGAATAATACGTATGTTATTTCAACATTATTTCCCAAGGATGGCCGTGAACACTAgcatttattttacagataagcATATTCTACTATATACAGATATGACTTTTCCTCCAAAGAACCAGAACTTTCACAATAATATCAACAGACTTTTCCTCCAAGGTTGGTTGCAAAAAAATCGACATCGCTAACATATTGGTTTATCATTCTGTGAAGAAAAGCACAAGCTGGAAGAACAAATTAGGCTTTACACTGAATCTACTGTTTGAACTTGCTGCCGGGCCAGGTACTTTTCCCGTCGTTCTTTCTATAAACATTTGGAGACAGTTTAGGACTTCagtaataaaaaaacatatattaaacTGAAAACATTGAAATGAATAAACATTTTACATACCCATTCATCAATGACAAGGCCTTCAGCAGCAACTCGAGGACCTGTTTCTGCTGCAGGCTTCTTCCGAGCTTCAACTGCAGCATCAGCTTCAGCCAATTGTCTTTTAAGTTTTTCCAAAGCCTAAAAACATCGCATTTCCATTATTAGACATCAAACATGTAGAGCTTAGCTTTAGCATAGCAATTTGCAGAAAATTTGACTCACTGGACTTGGTCGTTCTGGATCTAAAAATACAACCCCCAAGACTCGTTCCACGGTAACTAGATCCTTTTGTTCATCAAACTGCATGACAGAAGGCCAAAAACCAAATTTTCTTTTCTATTAATCAATCGCTCACAACGAAAAACTATTATCAAGAAAATGATTACATAAAACAAGTGATAATCAACACGGAAAAATATGATACATACAAAGTAACAATATGGATTTACTAGTTTTAGGAGCTAGTATTACTCTATTTTCTTTTATAGCATATAAGGTTCGCATGCTAGCCAACAGAataaccagaaaccaaaccacaAATATCAAATTCtctgtattaaaaaaaaaaaaaatcaaattctctcCTCTCTGTCTCTCATCAATACAAACTATATTACCAGACTTACCAGCTCAGGCACATAGTCCACCCCTTCTTTCACTTTGAGACTCATGATTTTGAACTTGACCTTGTTCTTCTGATCCGACATTTTTTCATTGTTTTCAGGTTGTTCCACAAACTTAAACACTGAACACCACATTTGAAAGACATATATTAAtaatacaaaaacaaaaacaaaaactaacAAGACATGCAATTAACAAGATTTACATTTACAAAAGCCAATTTTGATCAAAAAAATTACCAGTTGCAATAACACTTTCTCCAGGTGCAAGAATGCCACCAGGAGGCCGCATGTAACAACTTTTTGGCGCAGTAGTTTGAAACTGAAACAACAAAATCAATGTTGTTAAAGAAGCCAGCCAGGCATATCCTAGGAAATAAACTTATACTACAACTCTATCACTAACACCTCTAAAAATAGGTGTGACCGTATCATTGTCGGtgttacgtttaatttattcatttttttcaatttattatcGGTGTTGGTTGTTGATGTGTTTCTGGTGTTCGTGCTCCAAGTTACACATGAACCAATACCTTGAAAGCAACACAAGACTTGCTAGTGTTTTTTAATCGAACAGCACTTTTAACCTGCTTACCCGGTTCAtctacaaaacaaacaaaaccaaaTTTTTTAGTGTTAATTACTAATTAACCATTAAATTAACAAACACCACACATAATAAGACAccaaaagaagagaaatttctaaAACTAGAAACTTCCCCAAAAGAAGAGAAACCtagtttatatatattatattatcatTCAACACGTGACAgagttataaataatttaaataaaaacaaaaacttttTCATGCAAATAATAGTGAAATCAGAGAAACTGAAATTCGAATTCAGAGAACTTCACTTCAATTcactcaaaaataaaattaagaaattaagaAACAGCGAAATGAAAAACAGAGAAATGCAGAACAATGGTGGATGAGAAATTCATTACATGGAAAGTATAGATGATTGGAAGGGTCGAAACGGAGTCTACGGCGGGGAGGCAGCAACAGCGACCTTGCTACAGACGACACCGTTTTGGGGGATTTTTGAGATTTCTCTTGGGATTGATTCTGCGTGTTACCGGAACTCCAAAAAGGACACAGACGGAAGAGGTTTGCGTCGGGGTTTGGTTTGTGGTGGCCGGCGATGGCCATGGCGGAGTTAGGTCAGAGAGGAGTTGAGAAATCAAAACAGAATAAACGCAGCGTTTTGTGTTTTGGAGTTTCAacgagaatagaaagaaagaagaatagtagttgaagatgaagaaaagtgCAACGAGTTTCAGGTAGCGTTTTATTTAATGCAATATACGCTCCTATGAGGCTAAGGTGAATAAATAAACTACATGTAAGATTATTTTAGTGTTTATAATAAAGggaaatagtattttttttttttggttaaaaatGTTATGGATTATGATTATGAGAGATTTTAATGTGGAAAGATATTATTTTTGTTGGAGATAGGATGGGGATTGAGTTAAGGTTGGGAGATGGATTGATTGATTGAAGGGTATGGGTATTTAATGATGGGAGATTAAGTTAGGTGTGGGTTGATATTGGAGGCATTAACAAATGTGGGCTAGGTTTGTTGGTGTAGGTTTGTTGTTTGTTGGAAATTGATTATGGGGATTATTATGATGACATTCCTTGTCTTTATTATTAACAAGGatttcccctttttttttttttcttcttggttAGTTATCATCAATACACTtcttattttcaattttatttctaCCAAAGATCAGAGGAGGTTTCCAAGGATTTTGTGTAGCACTCCCATGATGTGTACCTTACATTCctaccatttaaaaaaaattaattttaacttttacATAATTTACCTTTTCAAAATTTTATAgtaatttagaaaaaaatatttcatCTGATTCTATTTATAAGAGAAAGTTGActttttaaattaattgaataatcaatgtatctcgTCATGATACAATCCAAATACATTGATTGTtcaataaacttaaaaaataaattttttcttattaATCAAACCTAAGGTAGTACTATAAAAATCTAGTTGTTATAGTATAAATTGTTCTAATTTATGAAGATTAATTATAAAGAGTATGTTTCAAAATGACAAAATAGTTGAAGTGAGTAAATACTAATAAATGCATGAGGTATAGTCCCACATAGAAAGACTTTTTCACATTGAAAACTCTTATAAAGAGTTAATATCATTAACTCAACAAAATtacaaaagaggataaagtgccacatggATAAGTGTTGTGGTCTCAAGCATTATGCCacttgtctcatccatacaatcCCTCACTAGTGTTGCCACCAGGTCCGAGGACGTGGGTGTAGAGGCGGCTTGTAAGCGACACATGAGCACGACGCATCAAAACAATCAGGCACTTTGATAATGTAATATTGAAGTTAATTTCTTGAGTTTTAGGGTTTTGGTCGATCCCTTTCATTGATTGCATTCAAAAACCACTTTCTTTTGTCtctataattcaaataaaatttgtATGATGTTCTTGGATGAGTTAAGATGAGAAACAGTGTGAACTTAATTGAtccttttttgttcttttttttccaataatagcactaattatattataataataatatattcctACTAATTGATAAAagctaaaaatattattttgtacTAAAGTACTAATGAAATCAAGTTCTAATATTGATAAAAACTAGAATTAATTTAAGAGGACCAAAAATAACATCTAATTTTCATCAATGATATTCTAAAATAACaactattaataatttttttttgattgttttatttaatagtaataataaaaatctacCTATTATAAAGTAATAATAAGACTGTTTTTTAAACtagaattaaaaaattaattttgcttaaataatattaatagactaataattactaaattaatattttctaaATCCTAAAAACTCTGAAATTCTTATCACTATTAAAACTAAGAAATACAATATCAAATTCCTACACtaaataataatgaaaagaaGTGAGAacataaaatagaagaaaaatacaAAAGAGGAGAAGGATAGGATTCGAACTCGAGCTCTCCACTACTTGCATTCCTTACTTTTTACCTTATTGCCCACTAGACCATTGTACTCATTTGAAATAAAGCGCCACTTGAAAATGTATGAACAatgggacaaatttggggtatgacacaacgtgttgtgactaactccctgcacagCTACCTGTTGTGACTAACTATAATGGACTGtttagtgatctccacgagatataacatccattgactcttggactcctgaccttcacttggtctccaagagatttccacaatgaccgcaACCAATTGTCTTCTCAAGCATCAGACCTTCACAAGGTCGCTCAAGgcatcattaccaattttaaCTTGGTTTTCACATAATGCTTCTTAGTAAGCAGATATTCTAATTACAAACTGTATGACAAGTAACTTGTTTTAATCATTGAACTCTTCTTGTGTGCATCTTCTGACTGGATTTTTGCTTCTTTGTGGTAAGTAGAGTAAGATCATTTTCCTTCAGTATTGAATGGTTCTTCAAGTTGATCTTCGTCTTTACTTCTTCTGTTAAGCAGATTAGAATACCAGTCTTTAGTCAAGATTGCTTCTTGCATTGATCTTCAACTTTCTTctttaagcagattaagaacaacagttcttattgagagttgcttATTTGATTCTTCTTCCTTTGATCCTTTTagtaagcagattaagaacatccGTTTTTATTGAGAGTTtcttctttgattcttcttccTTTGATCTTCTTAGTAAGCAGgttaagaacaacagttcttattgagagttgtttctttgattcttcttcctttgatcttcttagtaagcagattaagaacaatagttcttattgagagtttcttctttgattcttcttcctttgatcttcttagtaagcagattaagaacaacagttcttattgagagttgcttctttgattcttcttcgAGTAATAATTTGAATGGAAGTCTTTTTTCAAACAGTATTTCGATCCTCTTTTATTTCAGGCTCCTTTAGATTCTGGTAGTTTTTCATTACTACATCTTATCTAAAAACCCCCACACTTTATAAGAGATCTTACTTCTTTTTATAGCTTTGAAGGTGTGTTCGTTGCCTTGATCTTTGGAAAGCGTAATAAATGTAGACGTGTTTCCACAATGCTTTTGTTTTCTTCAATGGACTGAATGtaggttgcttcttcaatcaaccttgggagttatTCCTTTTAATTGTTGTAGCGTTtagctaatgatgatgtttgtaacggttTTCTTATTGATTCTGatcctttgtattttatttgattttccatgCTAAGCTGAATGTTATCTTCTGATTTACATGTGACTCTGTTGCTGTTTACCTTTTGTAGGTCACTGCGTTGTAATTTCAGAacttgtaacttcagaacttctgatttgcTGATCTTGGCTTGTTTGAcgtattcttaatcagaacatctgataaatGATGTTTTGCTTCgtcaatcttctggatgtttGATTTCATATTTGAGCCAGTTTCTGATGTAGTCGTTGTACTCTTTTTCGGATGATTCCTGTATAAGGTTTGTATCATAATATCtacacactaaatgaaaccattagtaataaaattattactcacaaaatatatgcttattatcatcaaaaccagattctgaacacagattctcaatcttgttctaacactcacGAGGACCTGACCACCTCTGTTTTGAGGAGGACACTGTGGATTTCTAGCGATTAGAGCAACAATAGCCGTTGTGCGTAAAGCAACGAAGCGAGTGGCTCTAGATCCTGCTATTGTCGGAAGATTTGAAGCTTAGAGATTCAGAAGGTTGAAATTAGAAGTTGATTTTCTATCtagaattaaaataaagattCAATGCTTCGTTCAAGAAATCTGAAATCGTTAGGTTGATAGAGCTTTGATTCGATGAATCGAAAGTTGGGTATTTGGACGTGGAAAACTTGGAATCAAGTGTTGATCCCCACAAACAGAGCCATTATTTTGCTAGGGAACCATAATTGATCAAAAATTGGAGGATGCCAGGTGCAATAATGGACTTGAGCTTCTGATGCGGTGAGAAAGAGTTTGACCTGCAAGATTAGCACTCAAACGCACAAGTCAGTATGTGACTAATGTGAGTGAATGGAGTTTGAATTTAAATTGTATACTAGAGAATGACACAATTTTCATTTATATAGTGGGACAATTATAACAATCTATTATTCTTTAGACGTAGGATGCAGGGAACTGTTAGATAGATCCTAGATCTAGATCTCCTATACTCTTCCCCAAGATAACACTTCTATTTTGCGAGCATTGGTGTGCAGTTTCGTGGGAATTCACCTATTCATAGTCTTGAATGAGAATATTCTAAGTTAAGTTTTTCTCTTTGAGACAGTCTTGTTCGGCCATTTGGTCGAACTCACAACAGATTTGTAACcattgataaattttcattatgaATTCTATATCAGTACATTAAAAAATTTGTTAGAATTTTTcaataacaaaataattaaagttataaaacaataaatatttgtgtatattttatttttttagaaaagtgATTAATTATGAAcaacttttttaatattaaaaaatcttaTAAATTGATAAATCAAAATAACTATTCCtccatattaattttttatatagtttGTTAGTAGTCTAATGACCAACATATACTCACATAAATATAtagaaatgaagaaaaaaagtgttgaccAGTGGCAGTGATTTAAATTCATCaagaaatttaatatataaaGTTATCATAGTCAAATATGTAGACATTCTCTGAATTGattgttttcaaatttttttataaatgtctatatattttatttgaattcttatctacccatcTTAAAAATTTAGATAAGGTAACCTTTAgtgtaaaatgcattgaaaacaacaaataattgtagtatttaataaataattaaatgtcttAAACTTAAATAGTATCATGTGACTgaatgtacactacccaacttttagtgatgggtagagaagttgtccctttTTTTTAAACATCAAAGCTTTTAATAGAAATTTGTTAAAATagtaacaaataatttaaatttaaaaaacgtagcttttcttgtaaaaaaaaaagtagctttttttaatttataaaacagTCAAACAACATTAACAGGTGATATACTCAACTTTAATTTTAAAGTAGctttaaaccctaaaaaaaatactGGCAAAAAAGAGAACATTGATAACAAGCACAAGGCATGATTTTCCTTagagaaatgctagcaacactctcttttcaacactctctctgacactcactttcttattggttgaaacatgtgtgggtcctaccactttatgtgtGATCCATTTCCAAAATGAGGGACCCGCAcatatttcaaccaataagaaagtgagtgttggagagagtgttgaaaagagagtgttgctagcactcctctttTCCTTATTCTATAGCAACTTGTGATGCATAGGAATCTCACACATTAAACAAAGTAATACAATTCTTTGTTAAAATTGGATTAAATATGTCTGAGGTCTTCATAAATATCTTAACAttcaattttagtttttaaaatttttttcatCAAAGAATAGTTCTAAAATTTTCTGTCTATAATTTTAGTCTCACTTATATAGTTTAGGAGGTTTGAACCCCCGCCAGCTATAATTTTTGCGTCATGGACACTGCTTTGAtcaatttttagggttaaataagtttttggtccctataaatatctcaaatttcgtttttagtccctataaaaaaaatgtcgacatttagtccctataaaattactttttcatTCACTTTTAGTCCCTTTACAGAGACCAAAAGTGAatgaaaaagtaattttatagggactaaatgtcgacattttttttatagggactaaaaacgaaatttgagatatttacagggaccaaaaacttatttaaccccaATTTTTATGCTAATAAGGCGGTGTTGAGCAAGCACGCCATGTGTTTGATGATATGACTCAAAGAAGAATTGTTAGCTGGAATTCTATACTTTGCTGGCTACATTAAGTGTTGTGAATAATGCACTCATGCACATGTATGCTAGTTGTGGAATCATTGATGAAGCTTATCTAATGTTTACCAAGTTGTCTCGGAAAACCAGAGTGTCTTGGACTATTATATCATTATTGCTTTCGTGAAACAAGGTATGGGGAAGTAATCTCTTAATCTGTTTAAAGATATGTTTAGTGATGTTGTGGAGAATAATGGGGTAACATCGGACGGAACAACATCCATTGGAGTTCTTTGTGCTTGCAGAATTTTTGAATTGGTGATATCATTAGTAAGAGCGTTTATAGAAAATTCTAGCTTTACTCAATGCTCTTTTCCAATGTGAAAATGTTAAGAAAATGTTACAGTAAAGAAAATGTGGAAATTCTAAGTCAACTCTATGCTCTTTGTCAACTTAACTCCATTTTATGTTGATTGTAAATTTTTAGACATGATTGATCAATAACATGTTTAATGAGTAAACACTTTCAATATCTCCTCGAGGTAAATGAGTAACTATATACACATTAATTTATTGATTATGTTTCATGTTTCAGATTCATTCATTAAAACGAATTCGCATAGCTAGTTTTAGACTTCCCCCAGAACTTGGGTAAATTTTATGCTTTTAATTGTCCTAGTTCTAAGGGGTCTTTTTTAGTAGAAGTagcaatattattaaaaaagaattccaataaaaatatttcaattgaATTTCATTGGTTGTATTTTTGTTTCAGGCCAGGGAATTACATTGAGCTAAATCCTTAGAATCTGAAAGCATTGGGAGGAAAAGTTAACAAAGTTAAGTCATAAATGTTGGGGTTGTAAGTCTTCCTCCACTCTGGTTATAGTCCGAAAGTATGGTATTCCACAAATAGATTCCCAAATATTTGACTGTAGGAGAAGATGTTTTTGTGAGGAATTTTGTTGAACACATGGTGTGCGGAAGTGTTGTCCTTTGCACTTGGGTCTTGGAGTATAGGTCGATGAGGTGATTGAGAGAAAAGTGTCGAAGAAAAGGGTGAAGCGGAAAGATTATGCAAGATTGCAGTAGATTCAACAAATTCAAACTCCATCAAAATTTACAACACCTTCAACCATCTTCTTCTCTTTGGAAAAGTTAACTTCTTTTTATATAGTTTgcaaaaacataaaatatatgttttaaaaCCTCCGCAAtataacttatttttttttattcaacTATAATATTGACGTTAAAGTGATGTGACGCTAATGTAAGAGAAAGTTGATGGCagagataaaaaaaaatttataaggaTTAAAATTGAATGATGTGTTATTTATATAgacgaaaaacatatttaatgttttaaagtttgaTATCCGCCCACCAATCCCACGACACATTTAAAGACAGAAGATTTTGTATATAAACTTACCCAAAAAATTGTTACTTTCTCCGGTTGTATCTATAAAGAGGCAATTACCTTTTAGATTTAtagaataatcaatgtatctgat is part of the Vicia villosa cultivar HV-30 ecotype Madison, WI linkage group LG2, Vvil1.0, whole genome shotgun sequence genome and encodes:
- the LOC131648019 gene encoding vesicle-associated protein 4-1-like, with protein sequence MAIAGHHKPNPDANLFRLCPFWSSGNTQNQSQEKSQKSPKTVSSVARSLLLPPRRRLRFDPSNHLYFPYEPGKQVKSAVRLKNTSKSCVAFKFQTTAPKSCYMRPPGGILAPGESVIATVFKFVEQPENNEKMSDQKNKVKFKIMSLKVKEGVDYVPELFDEQKDLVTVERVLGVVFLDPERPSPALEKLKRQLAEADAAVEARKKPAAETGPRVAAEGLVIDEWKERREKYLARQQVQTVDSV